One Oscillospiraceae bacterium genomic region harbors:
- the hisG gene encoding ATP phosphoribosyltransferase — MELTLQNFTPAEQATFRLRALYEQGGYRKYRASRFEEYALYQEYQRFLPDPQVITFTDLDGKLRAIKPDVTLSIAKTAQPAPGECKRFYYNEEVCRASRESHTFQTIHQMGLECMGEVDEAAQAEVLRLALASLAALDVPTVLEVSHMGFVTGLLDVLDVPATAHARLVELLCAKNEHELRKAALQAGADEAGANALCCLLTLHGPFGATLTAAKAAAISPAQKAALAELLALQNALGEAGRGLQLDLSMADEAEYYNGIVFTGYAAGIPRAVLKGGQYDYLMQRFTPGAKAIGFAMYLDELERLAAPLPPVQQQGGEKTWLNIALPKGRLGDKAYALLAGAGYSANEDYNDTRKLVVENPEAGVRYFLVKPSDVAIYVEHGAADIGIVGKDILTESGADVYELLDTGMGKCRMCVAGPRNFVDDESRALRVATKFVNIARDHYERRGRDIDIVKLNGSIELAPILGLSDVIVDIVETGTTLKENDLTVIEEFMPISARFIANKASYKFKYAQLTELLTKMKEALAQ; from the coding sequence ATGGAGCTGACTTTACAAAATTTCACCCCCGCCGAGCAGGCAACCTTCCGCCTGCGTGCCCTGTACGAGCAGGGCGGCTATCGCAAATACCGCGCCTCCCGGTTTGAGGAGTACGCCCTGTATCAGGAGTACCAGCGCTTTCTGCCGGACCCGCAGGTCATCACCTTTACCGACCTGGACGGCAAACTGCGGGCCATCAAGCCGGACGTGACGCTGTCCATCGCCAAGACGGCCCAGCCCGCCCCCGGCGAGTGCAAACGCTTTTATTATAATGAGGAAGTCTGCCGTGCCAGCCGCGAGAGCCACACCTTCCAGACCATCCACCAGATGGGCCTGGAGTGCATGGGCGAGGTGGACGAAGCCGCCCAGGCCGAGGTGCTGCGCCTGGCACTGGCCAGCCTGGCCGCGCTGGATGTTCCCACCGTACTGGAAGTCAGCCACATGGGCTTTGTGACCGGCCTGCTGGATGTGCTGGATGTGCCTGCCACGGCCCACGCCCGGCTGGTGGAACTGCTGTGCGCCAAAAACGAACACGAGCTGCGCAAGGCTGCGTTGCAGGCCGGTGCTGATGAAGCCGGAGCCAATGCCCTTTGCTGTTTGCTTACCCTGCACGGGCCGTTCGGGGCCACCCTTACCGCCGCCAAGGCAGCCGCCATCAGCCCCGCGCAGAAAGCCGCACTGGCCGAACTGCTGGCTCTGCAAAACGCCCTGGGCGAAGCCGGCCGCGGCCTGCAGCTGGACCTGAGCATGGCCGATGAAGCCGAGTATTACAACGGCATCGTTTTTACCGGCTACGCGGCGGGCATCCCCCGCGCGGTGCTCAAAGGCGGCCAGTACGACTACCTGATGCAGCGCTTTACCCCCGGCGCTAAGGCCATCGGCTTTGCGATGTACTTAGACGAGCTGGAACGTCTGGCCGCACCGCTGCCGCCAGTACAGCAGCAGGGCGGGGAAAAGACCTGGCTGAACATTGCCCTGCCCAAGGGGCGCCTGGGCGACAAAGCCTACGCTCTGCTGGCCGGGGCAGGTTACAGCGCCAACGAGGACTACAACGACACCCGCAAACTGGTGGTGGAGAACCCCGAAGCCGGGGTGCGGTACTTCCTGGTCAAACCCAGCGACGTAGCCATCTACGTCGAACATGGCGCGGCCGACATCGGCATCGTGGGCAAGGATATTTTGACCGAGTCCGGCGCGGACGTCTACGAGCTGCTGGACACCGGCATGGGCAAGTGCCGCATGTGTGTGGCCGGCCCCAGGAATTTTGTGGACGACGAAAGCCGCGCCCTGCGGGTAGCGACCAAGTTCGTGAACATTGCCCGCGACCACTACGAGCGCCGGGGCCGCGATATCGACATTGTCAAGCTCAACGGCTCCATCGAGCTTGCGCCGATTTTAGGGCTCTCCGACGTCATCGTCGATATTGTCGAGACGGGCACCACCTTAAAGGAAAACGACCTGACCGTGATTGAAGAATTCATGCCTATCTCGGCCCGGTTTATCGCCAACAAAGCCAGCTACAAGTTCAAATACGCCCAGCTTACTGAGCTGCTTACCAAAATGAAGGAGGCCCTTGCACAATGA
- a CDS encoding MATE family efflux transporter: MGFRSSSVSGGGITGFFGDRAFARSLMHIALPVTLQSMLRASFSIIDQVMIGQLGSASISGIGLGGKFASIHNVVLSAVTAAGAILISQYLGQGSRKNAARSYSVNLLVSLAIAAVFTLVSTRFAEPILSLYTQDDATRALGQTYLQTYAWSFFPAALSGMAETLLCCMEAAVFPLIASMTSLCINTGLNYLLIFGHGGLPALGVQGAAVASVAAQVVSCLLVYLFLAVRLRQKQWRLRFTLGFTRPELLTYAKILLPLLASEFLWSLGENVYSAIYGNIGTQACAAMTMTTPIQCLMVGALSGLSKAAAILIGKSLGTQEYDRAYRDAQRLMRCGLAASLVLSALLLVFGRLYTTIYRVEPEVRATAYLLLVVFAVISPVKVQNMILGGGILKSGGKTNYTLAIDLIGTWGFGVPLGFLAAFVLKLPVAPVYFLLSLEECVRLALSLRLFKKRSWMQQL, translated from the coding sequence ATGGGTTTTCGTTCTTCTTCTGTTTCCGGGGGCGGGATTACCGGCTTTTTTGGCGACCGCGCCTTTGCCCGCAGCCTGATGCACATTGCTTTGCCGGTCACGCTGCAAAGCATGCTGCGGGCCTCCTTCAGCATCATTGACCAGGTCATGATCGGCCAGCTGGGCAGCGCCAGCATTTCGGGCATCGGGCTGGGCGGCAAGTTTGCATCTATTCATAATGTGGTGCTCAGCGCCGTCACGGCAGCGGGGGCCATCCTTATTTCCCAATATCTGGGGCAGGGCAGCCGTAAAAACGCAGCCCGCAGCTACAGCGTCAACCTGCTGGTGTCGCTGGCCATTGCGGCGGTGTTTACGCTGGTCTCCACCCGGTTTGCCGAGCCGATTCTGAGCCTCTACACCCAGGACGATGCCACCCGCGCGCTGGGGCAGACGTATTTGCAGACTTACGCCTGGTCGTTCTTCCCGGCGGCGCTGTCCGGCATGGCGGAGACGCTGCTCTGCTGCATGGAGGCCGCCGTCTTCCCGCTCATTGCCAGCATGACCTCGCTGTGCATCAACACGGGGCTGAACTACCTGCTTATCTTCGGCCACGGCGGGCTGCCCGCACTGGGGGTGCAGGGCGCGGCAGTAGCCAGCGTGGCTGCGCAGGTGGTGTCCTGCTTACTTGTCTACCTGTTTTTGGCCGTGCGGCTGCGGCAAAAGCAGTGGCGGCTGCGGTTCACGCTGGGCTTCACCCGGCCGGAACTGCTTACCTACGCTAAAATTCTGCTGCCACTGCTGGCCAGTGAATTTTTGTGGAGCCTGGGCGAGAACGTCTACTCCGCCATCTACGGCAACATCGGCACCCAGGCCTGCGCCGCTATGACGATGACCACGCCCATCCAATGCCTGATGGTGGGCGCACTGTCTGGTCTGTCCAAGGCGGCGGCCATCCTTATTGGCAAGTCGCTGGGCACGCAGGAGTACGACCGCGCCTACCGCGACGCCCAGCGGTTGATGCGCTGCGGGCTGGCGGCCTCGCTGGTGTTGTCGGCGCTGCTGTTGGTGTTCGGGCGGCTGTACACCACGATTTACCGTGTCGAGCCGGAGGTGCGAGCCACGGCCTACTTATTGCTGGTAGTGTTCGCCGTCATCTCGCCGGTCAAGGTGCAGAACATGATCCTGGGCGGCGGCATTTTAAAAAGCGGCGGCAAGACCAACTACACCCTGGCCATCGACCTCATTGGTACCTGGGGCTTCGGTGTGCCGCTGGGGTTTCTGGCGGCCTTTGTGCTGAAACTGCCCGTCGCGCCGGTGTACTTTTTACTCTCGCTGGAAGAATGTGTCCGCCTGGCGCTCTCGCTGCGGCTGTTCAAAAAGCGCAGCTGGATGCAGCAGTTGTAA
- a CDS encoding AraC family transcriptional regulator yields MSYLPPNPAILPDGQEVKVHGSEAFPFAVYCGIIPTFIPAYPLHYHEEMELIYCETGSGSITIDRATVTLHPGDVAVILPGQIHAIAAAEAGTFRYYNILFRFSLLEPPDSETYRRFLAPLADGRMEVPAHIQKDSPLGRELPVNVKMLIENRKENTALRIKACLYGVMDALCKAATPARHPAGAEHRDTRLLRQTVQYVDRHYAEKITVAAISAQCGYSSSHFMKRFHDLTGTSFAQYLIHFRLEKAATLLRGSRYTVLEIAARCGFSNASYFTRAFTRQYGVSPTAYRQGGDRTDD; encoded by the coding sequence ATGTCCTATCTGCCCCCAAACCCTGCCATTCTGCCCGATGGGCAGGAGGTAAAAGTCCACGGCAGCGAAGCCTTCCCTTTTGCCGTCTACTGCGGTATCATCCCCACGTTTATCCCGGCCTATCCCCTGCACTACCACGAGGAAATGGAGCTGATTTACTGCGAAACCGGCAGCGGCAGTATCACCATTGACCGGGCGACGGTTACCCTGCACCCCGGCGATGTGGCAGTGATTTTACCCGGGCAGATCCACGCCATCGCGGCGGCGGAGGCCGGGACGTTCCGCTATTACAACATCCTGTTCCGCTTCTCGCTGCTGGAGCCGCCGGACAGCGAGACCTACCGCCGCTTTTTGGCCCCGCTGGCGGACGGCCGCATGGAAGTGCCTGCCCATATACAAAAAGACAGCCCTCTGGGCAGGGAGCTGCCTGTAAACGTAAAAATGCTGATTGAAAACCGCAAAGAAAACACGGCACTGCGCATAAAAGCCTGCCTGTACGGCGTGATGGATGCGCTGTGCAAAGCTGCCACGCCTGCCCGGCACCCGGCCGGGGCCGAGCACCGGGACACCCGCCTTCTGCGCCAGACCGTGCAGTACGTGGACCGTCACTATGCGGAGAAAATCACGGTGGCGGCCATCAGCGCCCAGTGCGGCTACAGCAGCAGCCACTTTATGAAGCGGTTCCACGACCTGACCGGCACCAGCTTTGCGCAGTACCTCATCCACTTTCGGCTGGAAAAGGCCGCTACCCTGCTGCGGGGCAGCCGGTACACTGTGCTGGAGATCGCCGCACGGTGCGGGTTCAGCAATGCATCCTACTTTACGCGGGCGTTCACCCGGCAGTATGGGGTGTCCCCCACCGCTTATCGGCAGGGCGGCGATAGAACAGACGATTAG
- a CDS encoding DUF6311 domain-containing protein yields MTKTKAFLQKHRWSLTGALLGALVFLVLYGVRVLDPVCVDWILNNPSPDPSQHYLGWVFYRRSGWHLPYLGANYSAIYPYRTSILYTDSIPLLAVVCKLLGGVLPARFQYLGLWGLFCYTMQGGLAQALIARIGGVRPQDTAKNRASVLGAGVLVLFPALNIRMFAHTALAANWLVLLALWVWLCAEQSENRPSTGKLCLWWGVLGLLCAGIHLYYLPMVGMVLVATCVQRGLEKRGPAAVVLPIVSFCAVALAELVVLGAFAANFAGYSNGYLSGADLANLFVPGLGASWEQEVYAGLGTTAAVVLALAGLLVQRKKAAEFFRRHTHIVVAAVVLLVLDAVASMGNTVTFGGRTLFTVPIPQVLMDFWAMFSSCARLAWLAGMLLAVAACGLVLRFWNGAAAAVLLAVCAAAQGFGLRTELTKRYTTYHDAAYYEDTTQLTDPAWEQLAASGQFSRLAFASFDFEHDDFWDLVAFAADHGWTSNSFYMGHMDGNLAAVTLAGEMNTLAPDTLYAFIDEDELARSDYALHYYRLDGILLGSVEPIHGLTEEPAVDIPAHTMALQKSSVINGTADADTVTLNEGGELLTEAWMLFPGSYRVTLTGSGFDHSYIYARHGLINQETYKMEVNFTGIAPDEMVFEFSTGEPLYYWRTAVHALDDTPIAVTVIKVEKIG; encoded by the coding sequence ATGACAAAGACAAAGGCATTTTTGCAAAAACATCGCTGGAGTCTGACCGGCGCCCTGCTTGGGGCGCTGGTTTTTCTCGTACTATACGGCGTGCGGGTGCTGGATCCTGTCTGTGTGGACTGGATCTTGAACAATCCCAGCCCGGACCCGTCCCAGCATTATCTGGGCTGGGTGTTTTACCGCCGCAGCGGTTGGCACCTGCCGTATCTGGGCGCAAACTACAGTGCCATTTACCCCTACCGCACCAGCATTTTGTACACCGATTCCATCCCGCTGCTGGCCGTGGTCTGCAAGCTGCTGGGCGGGGTGCTGCCCGCGCGTTTCCAGTACTTAGGGCTGTGGGGGCTGTTCTGCTATACCATGCAGGGCGGTCTGGCCCAGGCGCTCATTGCCCGCATCGGCGGCGTGCGCCCGCAGGATACCGCAAAAAACCGGGCCAGCGTACTGGGCGCCGGGGTGCTGGTGCTGTTCCCGGCGCTGAACATCCGCATGTTTGCCCACACGGCGCTGGCCGCCAACTGGCTGGTGCTGCTGGCCCTGTGGGTGTGGCTGTGTGCCGAGCAATCCGAAAATAGGCCGTCCACCGGAAAACTCTGCCTGTGGTGGGGTGTGTTGGGGCTGCTGTGTGCGGGCATCCATCTGTATTATCTGCCCATGGTGGGTATGGTGCTGGTGGCCACCTGTGTGCAGCGCGGGCTGGAAAAGCGCGGCCCCGCCGCCGTTGTACTGCCCATCGTCAGCTTTTGCGCCGTGGCGCTGGCCGAACTGGTTGTGCTGGGAGCCTTTGCCGCCAACTTTGCGGGCTACTCCAACGGCTATTTGAGCGGTGCCGACCTAGCCAACCTGTTTGTGCCGGGTCTGGGTGCCAGCTGGGAACAGGAAGTGTACGCGGGCCTGGGCACCACCGCGGCCGTCGTGCTGGCACTGGCCGGTTTGTTGGTACAACGCAAAAAAGCGGCAGAGTTCTTCCGCCGCCATACCCATATTGTGGTTGCCGCTGTTGTGCTGCTGGTACTGGACGCCGTCGCCTCGATGGGCAACACCGTCACCTTCGGGGGCCGCACGCTGTTTACCGTGCCCATCCCGCAGGTGCTGATGGATTTCTGGGCCATGTTCTCCAGCTGCGCCCGTCTGGCCTGGCTGGCCGGCATGCTGCTGGCCGTGGCGGCCTGCGGGCTGGTGCTGCGGTTCTGGAACGGTGCCGCGGCCGCTGTGCTGCTGGCTGTCTGCGCTGCCGCCCAGGGCTTTGGCCTGCGTACCGAGCTTACCAAGCGTTACACCACCTACCACGATGCCGCTTATTACGAGGACACCACCCAACTGACCGACCCGGCCTGGGAGCAACTGGCTGCCAGCGGGCAGTTCAGCCGCCTGGCCTTTGCCAGCTTCGACTTTGAACACGACGACTTCTGGGACCTCGTTGCCTTTGCCGCCGACCACGGCTGGACCTCCAACAGCTTCTACATGGGCCACATGGACGGCAACCTGGCGGCGGTGACGCTGGCAGGGGAGATGAACACCCTCGCGCCGGACACGCTCTACGCCTTTATCGATGAGGACGAGCTGGCCCGCAGCGACTACGCGCTGCACTATTACCGGCTGGACGGCATCCTGCTGGGCAGCGTGGAGCCGATCCATGGCCTGACCGAGGAGCCTGCTGTTGACATCCCCGCCCACACGATGGCGCTGCAAAAATCCAGCGTCATCAACGGCACGGCGGACGCCGACACCGTGACCCTGAACGAGGGCGGCGAACTGCTGACCGAAGCCTGGATGCTCTTCCCCGGCAGCTACCGCGTCACCCTGACGGGCAGTGGGTTCGACCACAGTTATATCTATGCCCGCCACGGGCTTATCAACCAGGAGACCTACAAGATGGAGGTCAACTTTACCGGCATTGCCCCGGATGAGATGGTGTTTGAGTTTTCCACCGGCGAGCCGCTCTACTACTGGCGCACCGCCGTCCACGCGCTGGACGATACGCCCATCGCCGTTACGGTTATCAAGGTAGAAAAGATTGGCTAA
- a CDS encoding aldose 1-epimerase family protein — protein sequence MRYSIENDTLRLTVDTHGAEAVSVIHKPTGAELLWSGDPSVWGRHAPILFPYTGKLTGGKMIAKGVEYAGGQHGFARDVEHAMTRHTADTLEFELHANPETLPKWPYAFVLRSTFVLDGETIHHTLTVENPVEEQLRFGIGYHPAFALPFDDRHTTEDYEIRFDGLESPLCVSAIPNGLLNGQSYYLARNTETIPLTDDLFDSDSHCMVNLKTAHVSVVEKDTGRSVICNVEGYPYVLIWSAAKKPLHFICIEPWHSLPGEENGPLEWEQRPCAASLKKGESWSTTLSTTFVR from the coding sequence ATGCGGTACTCGATCGAAAATGATACCCTGCGTCTGACCGTCGACACCCACGGTGCCGAGGCTGTCAGCGTCATCCACAAGCCCACCGGAGCCGAGCTGCTCTGGTCCGGCGATCCCTCCGTCTGGGGCCGCCACGCGCCCATTCTGTTCCCTTACACCGGCAAGCTGACCGGCGGCAAGATGATTGCCAAGGGCGTGGAATACGCCGGCGGCCAGCACGGCTTTGCCCGCGATGTGGAGCACGCCATGACCCGTCACACCGCCGACACACTGGAGTTTGAGCTGCACGCCAACCCCGAAACGCTGCCCAAATGGCCCTACGCCTTTGTGCTGCGCTCCACTTTTGTGCTGGACGGCGAGACCATCCACCACACCCTGACTGTGGAGAACCCCGTGGAGGAGCAGCTGCGCTTTGGCATCGGCTATCACCCCGCCTTTGCGCTGCCCTTTGACGACCGCCATACCACCGAGGATTACGAGATCCGCTTTGACGGGCTGGAGTCCCCGCTGTGCGTCAGCGCCATTCCCAATGGCCTGCTGAATGGCCAGAGTTACTATCTGGCCCGCAACACCGAGACCATCCCCCTGACCGACGACCTGTTCGACAGTGACAGCCATTGCATGGTCAACCTGAAGACCGCCCATGTCTCCGTTGTGGAGAAGGACACCGGCCGCAGCGTGATTTGCAACGTGGAGGGCTACCCCTACGTGCTGATCTGGTCCGCCGCCAAAAAGCCGCTGCACTTTATCTGCATCGAGCCCTGGCACAGCCTGCCCGGCGAGGAGAACGGCCCCCTGGAGTGGGAGCAGCGCCCCTGCGCCGCCAGCCTGAAGAAGGGCGAAAGCTGGTCCACCACCCTTTCCACCACCTTTGTGCGCTAA
- a CDS encoding arsenic efflux protein — translation MEIFLDALLDALIDGVKMLPFLYLAYLLIEWLERHHGENIENALAGGGRWGFLPGALLGCVPQCGFSAVASNFYASRVITPGTLLAVFIATSDEAIPLLAAEPSQWTTLVLLIVCKIIFAIVGGVLLDFPLRKVLPHSLYGGYEGHADEVDCHEEHEETSSIFLAALRHTLEIFVFILLFSFLIGLIFESVGEDAITGILGGMGIFQPMLTALVGLVPNCAASVLLAQLYMEGAITFGSLFAGLTAGAGVGLAVLWRVNPSWKQNLFMTGLLWAVGAAAGMVLQLIF, via the coding sequence ATGGAAATTTTTCTTGATGCACTGTTGGATGCGCTGATCGACGGCGTAAAAATGCTGCCCTTTTTGTATCTGGCGTATCTGCTGATCGAATGGCTGGAGCGCCACCACGGCGAGAACATTGAAAACGCCCTCGCCGGCGGCGGTCGCTGGGGCTTTTTGCCCGGCGCACTGCTGGGCTGTGTGCCCCAGTGTGGTTTCAGCGCAGTCGCATCCAACTTTTACGCCAGCCGGGTCATCACCCCTGGCACACTGTTGGCCGTATTTATCGCCACCAGCGACGAGGCCATTCCGCTGCTGGCCGCTGAGCCGAGCCAGTGGACCACCCTGGTCTTGCTGATCGTCTGCAAGATCATTTTTGCCATCGTAGGCGGCGTGCTGCTGGACTTTCCGCTGCGCAAGGTGCTGCCCCACTCGCTGTACGGCGGGTACGAGGGCCACGCCGATGAGGTGGACTGCCACGAGGAGCACGAGGAGACCAGCAGCATCTTCCTGGCCGCTCTGCGCCACACGCTGGAAATTTTCGTGTTCATTCTGCTCTTCAGCTTCCTGATCGGGCTTATTTTTGAGTCCGTGGGCGAGGACGCCATCACCGGTATCTTAGGCGGCATGGGCATCTTCCAGCCGATGCTGACCGCGCTGGTCGGCCTTGTGCCCAACTGCGCCGCCAGTGTGCTGCTGGCCCAGTTGTATATGGAGGGGGCCATCACCTTTGGCAGCCTGTTTGCCGGGCTGACCGCCGGCGCAGGCGTGGGCCTGGCCGTGTTGTGGCGTGTGAACCCCAGCTGGAAGCAAAACCTGTTTATGACCGGGCTGCTGTGGGCCGTTGGCGCCGCGGCAGGCATGGTGCTGCAACTGATTTTCTAA
- a CDS encoding transposase, whose translation MYRAKEKQMSIYDYLPPYHGELRDKNRWVRLAEAIDWDRFEQGYSELFAPSGKAAISARIALGCRVIQLHYEVSDREVVQLVRESPYLQYFLGMETFSDEMPFSARTVARFRARIPDKVVRPAVRLLRSFV comes from the coding sequence GTGTACCGTGCCAAAGAAAAGCAGATGTCGATTTATGACTATCTGCCGCCGTACCATGGAGAACTGCGCGATAAAAACCGCTGGGTCCGCCTGGCCGAAGCCATCGATTGGGACCGTTTTGAGCAGGGCTATAGTGAACTGTTTGCCCCCAGCGGCAAAGCGGCCATCTCAGCCCGCATCGCGCTGGGCTGCCGTGTTATCCAGCTGCATTACGAGGTCTCGGACCGCGAGGTGGTGCAGCTGGTGCGGGAAAGCCCCTACCTGCAGTATTTTTTAGGCATGGAAACTTTCAGCGATGAGATGCCATTTTCTGCCCGCACGGTAGCGCGGTTCCGCGCCCGTATCCCCGATAAAGTGGTGCGCCCGGCCGTAAGGCTGCTGCGCAGCTTTGTATAA
- the rlmB gene encoding 23S rRNA (guanosine(2251)-2'-O)-methyltransferase RlmB, producing MEKIAREQAEPRTDTLVWGKNAVTELLKSGGAVDTVYLADSLPQPVAGYYTALAKQTGAVVKRVPGHKLQKICGTDDHQGVAARAAEVQYASLEDLFAAAEAKSEAPFLVLCDGVEDPHNLGAIIRSAYLCGAHGVVIPKRGGVGVTGTVMKSSAGAAARLPVARVSNLAQAIRTIKEHNIFVYCADLGGAPLARTDLSGPVALVLGSEGGGPSALTRKLCDAAVTLEMAPGQSTGVDSYNVSVAAGILCYDVLRRRTAKK from the coding sequence ATGGAAAAGATTGCCCGCGAGCAGGCTGAACCGCGCACCGACACGCTGGTATGGGGCAAAAATGCCGTGACCGAGCTGCTGAAAAGCGGCGGCGCGGTGGATACTGTCTATCTGGCAGACTCGCTGCCGCAGCCGGTTGCCGGCTATTACACCGCCCTGGCCAAGCAGACCGGCGCGGTGGTCAAACGGGTACCCGGCCATAAGCTGCAAAAGATTTGCGGCACCGACGACCACCAGGGCGTGGCCGCCCGCGCCGCCGAGGTGCAGTATGCCTCGCTGGAGGATCTGTTTGCCGCTGCTGAGGCCAAAAGCGAAGCACCGTTCCTGGTGCTGTGCGATGGGGTCGAGGACCCCCACAACCTGGGTGCCATCATCCGCTCGGCTTACCTGTGCGGCGCCCACGGCGTGGTCATCCCCAAGCGCGGCGGCGTCGGCGTGACCGGCACTGTGATGAAATCCAGCGCCGGGGCAGCGGCCCGCCTGCCGGTGGCTCGCGTGTCCAACCTGGCGCAGGCCATCCGCACTATTAAGGAGCATAACATCTTCGTCTACTGCGCTGACCTGGGCGGTGCACCGCTGGCCAGGACCGACCTGTCCGGCCCGGTGGCCCTGGTGCTGGGCAGCGAGGGCGGCGGTCCTTCCGCCCTGACCCGCAAGCTTTGCGACGCCGCCGTCACGCTGGAGATGGCCCCCGGCCAGTCCACCGGCGTGGACAGCTACAACGTCAGCGTGGCTGCCGGCATCCTGTGCTACGACGTACTGCGCCGCCGCACCGCCAAGAAGTAA